From a single Nitrospirota bacterium genomic region:
- a CDS encoding M28 family peptidase — MALLLFAMLRYMTNMPGDPYAGTHQSLSSDEEFLKTQLEEHVFILSYTIGERNIWHYERLVTAANYIERVFRNLGYDVAKQEYQTEKVPVWNIAAEIPGSSRPEEIILVGAHYDSVIGSPGANDNASGVAALLEMARLMKMTNPSRTIRFVAFVNEEPPFFHTGDMGSRRYSSFVRARNENILAMFSLETIGWYSDMQGSQKYPFPLSWFYPATGNFLAFVGNIPSRSLVHRAIGVFRAKTAFPSEGISAPGWITGIDWSDHWSFWEEGYPAVMVTDTALFRYDFYHTAQDTYEKLNYRSMAQAVWGISNVVKDLSGSDRLH, encoded by the coding sequence ATGGCCTTGCTTCTGTTCGCCATGCTCAGGTACATGACGAATATGCCCGGAGATCCGTATGCGGGGACTCACCAATCCCTCTCTTCAGACGAAGAGTTCCTCAAAACTCAATTGGAGGAACATGTCTTCATATTGTCCTACACCATAGGTGAAAGGAACATCTGGCATTACGAGCGACTTGTCACTGCTGCAAATTATATTGAACGTGTATTCAGGAATCTGGGATATGACGTTGCAAAACAGGAATATCAGACAGAAAAAGTGCCCGTATGGAATATTGCTGCTGAAATACCCGGGAGTTCACGACCTGAAGAAATCATTCTTGTAGGTGCACACTATGACTCGGTAATAGGAAGCCCCGGCGCAAATGACAATGCCTCTGGTGTTGCAGCGCTCCTTGAGATGGCAAGGCTTATGAAAATGACAAATCCCTCCCGAACAATACGATTTGTGGCATTTGTGAATGAAGAGCCCCCGTTCTTCCATACCGGCGACATGGGAAGCCGCAGATATTCGTCTTTTGTTCGTGCCCGCAATGAAAATATCCTTGCGATGTTTTCCCTTGAAACAATAGGATGGTATTCAGACATGCAGGGAAGCCAAAAATATCCCTTCCCCCTCAGCTGGTTCTATCCTGCTACAGGAAACTTCCTTGCCTTCGTGGGCAACATTCCCTCCAGATCGCTGGTTCATCGCGCAATAGGTGTTTTCAGGGCAAAAACAGCTTTTCCGTCCGAAGGCATTTCGGCTCCGGGATGGATCACCGGAATAGACTGGTCAGATCACTGGTCGTTCTGGGAAGAAGGGTATCCTGCCGTCATGGTCACTGACACAGCCCTGTTTCGCTACGATTTCTACCATACTGCACAAGACACTTACGAAAAGCTTAATTACCGCTCCATGGCGCAGGCGGTGTGGGGAATCTCCAACGTTGTAAAGGATCTTTCCGGGTCCGACAGGCTTCACTGA